One part of the Acinetobacter sp. XS-4 genome encodes these proteins:
- a CDS encoding NADP(H)-dependent aldo-keto reductase: protein MQFNPLSRTGLKLPEICLGTMTFGEQNSQQEAFEQLNYALAHGLYFWDTAEMYSVPPKPETYGATETIIGNWFAQNGQRDKVFLASKIAGPGFGGTHIREGHTRFNSDHIAKALDGSLKRLQTDYIDLYQLHWPERHTNFFGTLAYGNPQAQNDYDTTPLEETLLALQEEINRGRIRYIGLSNETPWGTMKFLHLAEKLGVSKFVSVQNPYSLLNRTYEIGLSEIAKYEDVGLLAYSPLAFGYLSGKFRNGARPANARVTLFPRFSRYSNPQSEWATEQYAQLAEKHGLSLTQMALAFIKQQFFVTSTIIGATNLDQLKENIQAFEIELPAEVLQGIEAIHIQQPNPAP, encoded by the coding sequence ATGCAATTTAACCCACTTAGTCGCACAGGCCTCAAACTTCCAGAAATTTGTTTAGGCACCATGACATTTGGTGAGCAAAACTCCCAGCAAGAAGCATTTGAACAACTCAATTATGCTTTGGCACACGGTTTATATTTTTGGGATACGGCAGAGATGTATTCGGTTCCGCCAAAACCTGAAACCTATGGTGCAACTGAGACCATTATTGGCAATTGGTTTGCCCAAAATGGTCAACGTGACAAAGTCTTTCTCGCCTCTAAAATTGCAGGGCCTGGCTTTGGAGGAACACACATCAGAGAAGGCCATACGCGCTTCAACAGCGATCATATTGCCAAAGCCCTAGATGGTTCACTAAAACGTCTCCAAACCGACTATATCGACCTTTACCAGCTTCATTGGCCTGAACGTCATACTAACTTTTTCGGTACGCTAGCTTATGGCAATCCGCAAGCACAAAATGATTACGACACAACGCCTTTAGAAGAAACATTACTTGCTCTACAAGAAGAGATTAACCGAGGACGCATTCGCTATATTGGTTTATCGAATGAAACGCCTTGGGGCACTATGAAGTTTTTACATTTGGCTGAAAAGTTAGGTGTCAGTAAGTTTGTAAGTGTTCAAAATCCATATAGCCTACTCAACCGTACTTATGAAATAGGTCTGTCTGAAATTGCTAAATATGAAGATGTCGGCCTATTAGCTTACTCTCCTCTTGCATTTGGCTACCTCTCTGGCAAGTTTAGAAATGGTGCTCGTCCCGCTAATGCTCGTGTTACATTATTTCCACGTTTTAGCCGCTACAGTAACCCTCAAAGCGAGTGGGCAACTGAACAATATGCGCAACTAGCAGAAAAACATGGGCTAAGCTTAACCCAAATGGCATTAGCATTTATCAAACAACAATTCTTTGTGACCAGTACAATTATTGGTGCTACTAATCTGGACCAACTTAAAGAGAATATTCAGGCATTTGAAATTGAACTGCCTGCTGAAGTCTTACAAGGCATTGAAGCCATTCATATCCAACAGCCCAACCCTGCCCCTTAA
- a CDS encoding GNAT family N-acetyltransferase, whose protein sequence is MKIRAAKLEDTQAICDLLKQMGYPQPLTLIQEKFEILHNDANSQVLVAEEKGTICGFLSLYFIPQIALQGDFAKICYLCVDEHVRSKGVGHLLVQEAERLARQRGCDRMELHSGMQRPLAHQFYLREGYIEAPKYFRKVLN, encoded by the coding sequence GTGAAGATTCGTGCTGCTAAATTGGAAGATACTCAAGCAATATGCGATTTACTGAAACAGATGGGCTATCCACAGCCACTCACTCTTATTCAAGAAAAATTTGAAATATTACATAATGACGCTAACTCACAAGTTTTGGTTGCTGAAGAAAAAGGTACGATTTGTGGTTTTTTATCTCTTTATTTTATTCCGCAAATTGCCTTACAAGGTGACTTTGCCAAAATATGCTATCTATGTGTTGATGAGCATGTGCGTAGCAAAGGAGTAGGACATTTGCTTGTGCAAGAAGCAGAAAGGTTAGCAAGGCAGCGGGGATGTGATCGAATGGAACTTCATTCTGGAATGCAAAGACCTTTGGCACATCAATTTTACCTAAGAGAAGGTTATATCGAAGCACCAAAGTATTTTCGTAAAGTTTTAAATTAA
- a CDS encoding adenylosuccinate synthase yields MGKNVVVLGTQWGDEGKGKIVDLLTDQAAAVVRYQGGHNAGHTLVVGGKKTVLHLIPSGILRENVLCLIGNGVVLSPAALIEEMGILEAEGVPVKERLRISPNCPLILPNHIALDQAREKKRGNAKIGTTGRGIGPAYEDKVARRAVRVADLVRGGAALEEKLQEMLELHNFQLTQFYGVEAVKFEDVLALCNQWREVLAPLVVDVTKVLHDYRKEGKAVMFEGAQGSLLDIDHGTYPYVTSSNTTAGGVSSGSGMGPLHLDYVLGITKAYTTRVGAGPFPTELVYDAAADAGDPVGKHLGTVGHEFGASTGRQRRCGWFDAEILRRSVDVNSLSGICLTKLDVLDGLEEVKICVGYENTDSGCVGSSDAVSFECLKPIYETMPGWSESTVGLTSIEQLPANALAYVKRIEQLIECPIDIVSTGPDRAETIVLRHPFSA; encoded by the coding sequence ATGGGCAAAAATGTTGTGGTACTTGGTACCCAATGGGGCGACGAAGGTAAAGGTAAAATCGTCGACCTGCTCACAGATCAGGCGGCTGCGGTAGTACGTTATCAAGGCGGACATAACGCAGGTCATACTCTTGTCGTAGGTGGTAAAAAGACTGTATTGCACCTCATTCCATCAGGTATTTTACGTGAAAACGTATTGTGCTTAATTGGTAATGGTGTAGTACTTTCACCAGCCGCGTTAATTGAAGAAATGGGAATTTTGGAAGCGGAAGGAGTTCCGGTTAAAGAACGCCTACGTATTTCTCCAAACTGTCCACTCATTTTGCCTAACCACATTGCACTTGATCAGGCACGTGAAAAGAAACGTGGTAATGCTAAAATCGGTACTACAGGTCGTGGTATTGGTCCTGCTTACGAAGATAAAGTAGCTCGCCGTGCAGTGCGTGTTGCTGACCTTGTTCGTGGTGGCGCAGCATTAGAAGAAAAACTTCAAGAAATGCTTGAGTTACATAACTTCCAGTTAACTCAGTTCTACGGTGTAGAAGCTGTTAAATTTGAAGATGTATTGGCTCTTTGCAACCAATGGCGTGAAGTTCTTGCTCCATTAGTAGTTGATGTTACTAAAGTGTTGCATGACTATCGCAAAGAAGGTAAAGCTGTAATGTTTGAAGGAGCTCAAGGCTCACTTCTAGATATTGACCACGGTACTTATCCATATGTTACAAGTTCAAATACAACTGCTGGTGGCGTAAGCTCTGGTTCAGGTATGGGACCTTTGCATCTTGATTATGTATTAGGTATTACTAAAGCTTATACAACACGTGTAGGTGCTGGTCCATTCCCAACTGAATTGGTTTACGATGCAGCTGCTGATGCTGGTGATCCAGTGGGTAAACACCTTGGTACAGTTGGTCATGAGTTTGGTGCTTCTACTGGTCGTCAACGTCGTTGTGGTTGGTTTGATGCTGAAATCCTTCGCCGTTCTGTAGATGTAAACTCACTTTCTGGTATTTGCTTAACTAAACTAGACGTTCTAGATGGTTTAGAAGAAGTGAAAATCTGTGTGGGCTATGAAAATACAGATTCAGGCTGTGTAGGTTCTTCTGATGCGGTTTCTTTTGAATGCTTGAAACCAATTTATGAAACTATGCCTGGTTGGAGCGAGTCGACTGTTGGTTTAACCAGTATCGAACAATTGCCAGCAAATGCTTTGGCTTATGTGAAGCGTATTGAACAATTAATCGAATGTCCGATTGACATCGTTTCAACTGGTCCAGACCGCGCAGAAACAATTGTTTTACGTCATCCATTCTCTGCTTAA
- a CDS encoding ATP phosphoribosyltransferase regulatory subunit produces the protein MTISETWLLPDGVADVLPEQAQVIEKLRREALDFLAVRGYQLVYTPFIEYIESLSSLSESNQDLDLVTFKVIDQLSGRLLGVRADMTPQVARIDAHVRPVEGIARYCYSGTVLHTKPQNFNATRAPLQLGAELYGHDSIEADVEMVDVMLGLIENIYTLQGAHLDLGHVGLFRSLVKYAGLSKNEEHELSDLYQRKALPELAEFTQNLNMGSDFYALGRYSSDLEALQTNLSASILQDAEFKSALDALKTTLEQIKGRWPNLNIGIDVVELRSYHYHTGLMYAVYAPNRAAPLAQGGRYDGIGEHFGRARPATGFSCDLYALGANQFAEIETVVAPKGSEQDLLSAISNARAQGLRVVQLLGNDDLSSIPYATHQLVAQNGQWNIEKI, from the coding sequence ATGACCATTTCAGAGACATGGTTGCTGCCTGACGGGGTAGCAGATGTATTGCCGGAACAGGCACAAGTCATTGAAAAACTTCGCCGTGAAGCTTTAGATTTCCTCGCGGTGCGAGGTTATCAATTGGTATATACACCATTTATCGAATACATCGAATCGTTGTCTTCATTATCAGAATCAAATCAAGACTTAGATTTAGTAACTTTTAAGGTTATTGATCAGCTCTCAGGCCGTTTACTCGGTGTTCGTGCTGATATGACACCACAAGTTGCTCGTATCGATGCACATGTAAGACCAGTTGAAGGCATTGCACGTTACTGTTATTCAGGGACTGTATTACATACTAAACCACAAAATTTCAATGCCACACGTGCACCTTTGCAATTAGGTGCAGAGTTATATGGCCATGACAGCATTGAAGCTGATGTCGAAATGGTCGATGTCATGCTGGGATTGATTGAGAACATTTATACTCTACAAGGCGCTCATTTAGATTTGGGCCATGTAGGGTTGTTCCGTAGTCTAGTAAAGTATGCTGGCCTGTCAAAAAATGAAGAACATGAGCTGTCTGATCTTTATCAAAGAAAAGCGTTACCAGAGTTAGCAGAATTTACTCAAAACCTAAATATGGGTTCTGATTTCTATGCGCTTGGCCGTTATTCTAGTGATCTAGAAGCATTACAGACAAATTTAAGTGCCAGTATCTTGCAAGATGCGGAATTTAAGTCAGCATTAGATGCACTTAAAACGACACTTGAGCAAATTAAAGGTCGTTGGCCAAATCTCAATATCGGTATTGATGTTGTAGAGCTACGTAGTTATCACTATCACACTGGCTTAATGTATGCGGTATATGCACCAAACCGTGCTGCGCCATTAGCGCAGGGTGGCCGTTATGATGGTATTGGTGAGCACTTCGGTCGTGCACGTCCTGCTACTGGCTTCAGTTGTGATCTATATGCCTTAGGTGCAAATCAGTTCGCAGAGATCGAAACTGTTGTTGCTCCAAAAGGCTCAGAACAAGATTTACTCTCAGCAATTTCGAATGCACGCGCTCAAGGTTTACGTGTCGTTCAATTGTTAGGTAATGATGATTTAAGTTCTATTCCATACGCGACCCATCAACTTGTGGCGCAAAATGGTCAATGGAATATTGAAAAGATTTAA
- a CDS encoding M48 family metallopeptidase, translating into MNKKLFLSLCAASVMTISGCATVADMAGADTATLNAQSAQGFSKMVQEARGKGTLDTSSSTYSRINAVFNRLKPYANQMNQTGQPFSWQLAVLKSDTINAYVAPGGKVVFYTGIVNKLNLTDAEIAAVMGHEMTHALEEHAKSKIGAQALTDLALGIGLSYAGNNVGQLGTAAAQLGSQVGVGLPYSRSLESRADQGGLMLMARAGYNPNAAITLWEKMNKLEGGGGSSFLSTHPSNSQRISDMRQNLPAAMAVYNSRK; encoded by the coding sequence ATGAATAAAAAACTCTTTTTAAGCTTGTGTGCAGCAAGTGTAATGACCATTTCTGGCTGCGCAACCGTAGCGGATATGGCTGGCGCAGATACCGCGACTTTAAATGCTCAATCTGCTCAAGGTTTTAGTAAAATGGTGCAGGAAGCGCGTGGTAAAGGAACTTTGGATACAAGTTCGAGTACCTATAGTCGTATTAATGCTGTTTTTAACCGTTTAAAGCCTTATGCGAACCAGATGAACCAGACTGGTCAGCCTTTTAGCTGGCAGTTGGCTGTACTGAAATCAGATACCATTAATGCTTATGTAGCACCTGGTGGTAAAGTGGTGTTCTACACAGGTATTGTAAATAAATTGAACCTGACAGATGCTGAAATTGCAGCTGTTATGGGGCATGAAATGACGCATGCTTTAGAAGAGCATGCAAAAAGTAAAATCGGCGCTCAAGCTTTAACTGATTTAGCTCTAGGTATTGGTTTAAGCTATGCAGGCAATAATGTCGGCCAACTTGGTACTGCAGCGGCTCAGCTAGGTTCACAAGTAGGTGTTGGTTTACCATATTCTCGTAGCTTGGAAAGCCGTGCTGACCAAGGTGGCTTAATGCTAATGGCACGTGCAGGTTATAATCCAAATGCAGCGATTACACTTTGGGAAAAAATGAATAAGCTTGAAGGTGGTGGTGGATCATCATTCTTGTCTACTCACCCATCTAACTCTCAGCGTATTAGCGATATGCGTCAAAACTTGCCTGCTGCAATGGCCGTTTATAATAGCCGTAAATAA
- a CDS encoding OsmC family protein, whose amino-acid sequence MQTSVHWLENVAFEAKSDSGHSVIMDGSPEYGGENRGPRPMELLLMGLGGCASFDIVTILKKSRQDVTNVVCNLKAERADTIPAVFTKIHLHFVVTGKAVKEKQVAKAVELSAEKYCSASKMLSDGGVEITHDFEIIEAE is encoded by the coding sequence ATGCAAACAAGTGTACATTGGCTAGAGAATGTTGCTTTTGAAGCAAAATCAGATAGTGGGCATAGTGTCATCATGGACGGCTCACCTGAGTATGGTGGTGAAAACCGTGGTCCACGTCCTATGGAGTTGCTATTAATGGGACTTGGTGGGTGTGCTTCGTTTGATATTGTGACCATTTTAAAGAAATCACGCCAAGATGTGACGAATGTTGTATGTAATTTAAAAGCTGAGCGTGCTGACACAATTCCAGCTGTTTTTACTAAAATCCACTTACACTTTGTGGTAACAGGTAAAGCTGTGAAAGAAAAACAGGTTGCAAAAGCAGTTGAATTGTCTGCCGAAAAATATTGTTCAGCGAGTAAAATGCTTTCTGATGGTGGTGTTGAAATTACCCATGACTTCGAAATTATTGAAGCGGAATAA
- the crp gene encoding cAMP-activated global transcriptional regulator CRP, whose protein sequence is MTSNFSQLSTDALSPGQLPESVKALLKRAHINRYPKRTTIVDAGTESKSLYLILKGSVSIILREDDEREIVVAYLNPGDFFGEMGLFEPNPQRTAEVRTRDVCEIAEISYDNFHELSKQYPDLSYAVFAQLVRRLKNTTRKMTDLAFIDVSGRIARCLIDLSSQPEAMILPNGRQIRITRQEIGRIVGCSREMVGRVLKTLEDQGMIQTDGKAILIFDVSLEEAPSSDEDYDDEE, encoded by the coding sequence ATGACTTCAAATTTTTCACAACTCAGCACAGATGCTTTATCTCCGGGGCAACTACCTGAATCCGTTAAAGCATTGTTAAAACGTGCTCACATCAACAGATATCCAAAACGAACCACAATTGTTGATGCCGGAACAGAGTCGAAATCTTTATATTTAATTTTAAAAGGCTCAGTTTCAATTATTTTACGTGAAGATGACGAACGTGAAATTGTTGTTGCATATTTGAATCCGGGCGACTTTTTTGGGGAAATGGGGCTTTTCGAACCGAACCCTCAACGTACAGCTGAAGTTCGTACTCGTGATGTCTGTGAAATTGCAGAAATTTCCTATGACAACTTCCACGAACTTAGCAAACAATATCCAGACTTAAGCTATGCTGTTTTTGCACAACTTGTTCGTCGTCTAAAAAATACAACTCGTAAAATGACAGATCTTGCATTTATTGATGTGTCTGGACGTATTGCACGTTGTTTAATCGACCTATCTTCACAGCCAGAAGCAATGATTTTGCCAAACGGTCGTCAAATTCGTATTACTCGTCAAGAAATTGGCCGCATTGTGGGATGTTCACGTGAGATGGTTGGCCGTGTACTCAAGACATTAGAAGATCAAGGCATGATCCAGACAGATGGTAAAGCTATTCTTATTTTTGATGTTTCATTAGAAGAGGCACCTTCTTCTGATGAAGACTATGATGATGAAGAATAA